The following proteins are encoded in a genomic region of Methylobacterium tardum:
- a CDS encoding acyl-CoA dehydrogenase family protein has protein sequence MSQTEAGWGAGPSARYETLADRFRPVFAEIRANAAERDRTRILPHAEIGWLREATFTTLRLAPEQGGHGASLPELFALLIELSQADSNVTNALRAHFGFTEDALCASSDAWRTAWLARIGAGATIGSGVSETGPAKVGAFDTVVRRRDGGFVVDGRKFYTTGSLFADYIHLSAEDETGGAVTAAVPVRAPGVTVVDDWDGFGQALTASGTVTFEGVALDPDLIKPDPARFPYAMAFFQLVHLATLAGIGRAAAEDVARLVAERTRVYSHGNAGRTAEDPQIQAVVGRVRANAYAAGTVVLKSAEALQRAYAAHQTGDGPATERATTLADVEVNQAVSVVTDLVLQATTSLFDALGASAVKSGLGLDRYWRNARTIASHNPRIYRDRIVGAFAITGASPPRQYRVGTA, from the coding sequence ATGTCGCAGACGGAAGCGGGCTGGGGCGCGGGTCCGAGTGCGCGCTACGAGACGCTGGCGGACCGGTTCCGTCCGGTCTTCGCCGAGATCCGCGCCAACGCGGCCGAGCGGGACCGCACCCGCATCCTGCCCCATGCCGAGATCGGCTGGCTGCGGGAGGCGACCTTCACCACCCTGCGCCTCGCCCCGGAGCAGGGCGGCCACGGCGCCAGCCTGCCCGAGCTGTTCGCGCTCCTGATCGAGCTGTCCCAGGCCGATTCCAACGTCACCAACGCGCTGCGCGCGCATTTCGGCTTCACGGAGGACGCCCTGTGCGCCTCCTCCGACGCGTGGCGCACCGCCTGGCTCGCCCGGATCGGGGCCGGCGCAACGATCGGCAGCGGCGTCTCGGAAACCGGGCCGGCCAAGGTCGGCGCCTTCGACACGGTGGTGCGGCGGCGGGACGGCGGGTTCGTGGTGGACGGCCGGAAGTTCTACACCACCGGCTCGCTGTTCGCGGATTACATCCACCTCTCGGCCGAGGACGAGACGGGCGGGGCCGTGACCGCTGCCGTCCCGGTCCGGGCGCCTGGGGTCACGGTTGTCGATGACTGGGACGGGTTCGGGCAGGCGCTGACCGCCAGCGGCACCGTGACCTTCGAGGGCGTGGCGCTCGATCCGGACCTGATCAAGCCCGATCCGGCCCGCTTCCCCTACGCGATGGCGTTCTTCCAGCTGGTGCATCTCGCGACGCTCGCCGGCATCGGCCGGGCGGCCGCCGAGGACGTGGCGCGGCTCGTGGCCGAGCGCACCCGGGTCTACAGCCACGGCAATGCCGGGCGCACAGCGGAGGATCCGCAGATCCAGGCGGTGGTGGGCCGCGTCCGGGCCAATGCCTACGCGGCCGGCACCGTTGTGCTCAAGAGCGCCGAAGCCCTCCAGCGGGCCTACGCGGCGCATCAGACCGGCGACGGGCCCGCCACCGAGCGGGCGACGACGCTCGCCGATGTCGAGGTCAACCAGGCCGTGAGCGTGGTCACGGACCTCGTGCTGCAGGCGACGACGTCGCTGTTCGACGCGCTGGGCGCCTCGGCCGTGAAGTCGGGGCTCGGCCTCGACCGGTACTGGCGCAACGCCCGCACCATCGCGTCCCACAATCCCCGGATCTACCGGGACCGCATCGTCGGGGCCTTCGCGATCACGGGCGCGTCGCCGCCGCGGCAGTACCGCGTCGGCACGGCGTGA
- a CDS encoding aliphatic sulfonate ABC transporter substrate-binding protein: MTDDTLSRIAPSRRSLLHAGLGAAATLALGAPAVRAGPREVKISMQRSSVLFTVLKVKGTLAERLAPLGFTPSWHLFTSVIEPMTAGAVDIHADVADAVPIFTQSAKAPLTFYARERGAPAAEAIIVPAESPIRTIADLKGRTVGVSRGSGSHYVLAAALKRAGLSFSDIKPAYLQAPEGAAAFEQGSLDAWSIWDPFLAFAQAKRPVRVVADATGLTSYHRYYLVNDSFVAAQPEVVAVVYRALVEAGAWMRANPEEAVALLAPIWGDLPPAVVAAANSRRTYAVEPVDRAQLGEQQAIADVFYEAKLIPRRIDATDVPIWQAPAGRG, encoded by the coding sequence ATGACCGACGACACGTTGAGCCGGATCGCCCCGTCCCGCCGGTCCCTGCTGCACGCCGGCCTCGGCGCGGCCGCCACCCTGGCGCTCGGCGCGCCGGCAGTGCGGGCCGGCCCCCGCGAGGTGAAGATCAGCATGCAGCGCTCCTCGGTGCTGTTCACCGTGCTGAAGGTGAAGGGCACGCTGGCCGAGCGCCTGGCGCCGTTGGGCTTCACGCCGAGCTGGCACCTGTTCACCAGCGTGATCGAGCCGATGACGGCCGGCGCCGTCGACATCCATGCCGACGTCGCCGACGCGGTGCCGATCTTCACGCAATCGGCCAAGGCGCCGCTGACCTTCTACGCCCGCGAGCGCGGCGCGCCGGCCGCCGAGGCGATCATCGTGCCGGCGGAGTCGCCGATCCGCACGATCGCGGACCTCAAGGGCCGCACGGTCGGCGTCTCCCGGGGCTCGGGCAGCCACTACGTGCTCGCCGCCGCGCTGAAGCGCGCCGGCCTGAGCTTTTCCGACATCAAGCCGGCCTACCTCCAGGCGCCGGAGGGCGCGGCCGCCTTCGAGCAGGGCAGCCTCGACGCGTGGTCGATCTGGGACCCGTTCCTCGCCTTTGCGCAGGCGAAGCGCCCGGTGCGGGTCGTCGCCGACGCCACCGGCCTGACGAGCTATCACCGCTACTACCTCGTCAACGACAGCTTCGTCGCCGCGCAGCCGGAGGTCGTCGCCGTCGTCTACCGGGCGCTGGTCGAGGCCGGCGCCTGGATGCGGGCGAATCCGGAGGAGGCGGTGGCGCTGCTGGCCCCGATCTGGGGCGACCTGCCGCCCGCGGTCGTGGCCGCCGCCAACAGCCGCCGCACCTACGCGGTCGAGCCGGTGGACCGCGCCCAGCTCGGTGAGCAGCAGGCCATCGCCGACGTGTTCTACGAGGCCAAGCTCATCCCGCGCCGAATCGACGCCACCGACGTGCCGATCTGGCAGGCGCCGGCGGGGCGGGGCTGA